From Micromonospora auratinigra:
AAGGGGAGCGGACGTGCTCGTGGCCGGCTTTCCCGCGGACGCCTTCGGCACCAACTGCTACGTGGTGGCGACCGGGCCGGGGGAGCAGTGCGTGGTGGTCGACCCCGGCATCGGGGTGCTCGACCGGCTCGACGCCGTGCTCGCCGAGCACCGCCTGCACCCGGCCGCCGTGCTGCTGACCCACGGCCACCTCGACCACACCTTCTCGGTGGCCCCGGTCTGTGGGGCCCGCGGCATTCCCGCGTACGTGCACCCCGACGACCGGGAGCTGCTGGCCGATCCGGCCAAGGCGCTCTCGATGGACCTCACCCAGCTCTTCGGCGGTCGGCTGCCGTACACCGAGCCGGACGACGTGGCCGAGCTGACCGACGGCGCGACCCTGGCGCTGGCCGGGCTGGAGATCACCGTCGACCACGCCCCGGGCCATACCGGCGGGTCGGTGCTGTTCCGGATGCCCGGCGCCGGCTCGCCCTGGGAGGCTGAGCAGATCTGCCTCTCCGGTGACGTGCTCTTCGCCGGTTCCATCGGCCGCACCGACCTGCCGGGCGGCAGCATGCCCCGCATGCTCACCAGTCTCCGGGAGAAGGTCCTCCCGCTGGCCGACGACACCGTCGTCCTGCCCGGCCACGGCCCCGCGACCACCATCGGCCGCGAGCGCGCCAGCAACCCGTACCTCGTCGAGGTGGCGGGGACCGGCGGAGCGCGCCCGGCCGCGCCCTCCCGCGGCCTCTAGTCGCCGCGACCACGACGTCGCCCGCGCCGTCCGCGCGGGATCAAGGAGTACGCCATGAGCAAGCCCACGCCTATCTCCGGCTTCCCGGAGTGGACCCCGGCGCAGCGGATGATCGAGCAGTTCGTGCTGGACCGGATCCGCACCACCTTCGAGCTGTACGGCTTCGCCCCGCTGGAGACCCGCGCGGTCGAGCCGCTGGACCAGCTGCTGCGCAAGGGGGAGACGTCCAAGGAGGTCTACCTGCTGCGCCGGCTGCAGGCCGACGCCGACGGTCCGGCCGGCGACGACTCGCTCGGCCTGCACTTCGACCTGACCGTGCCGTTCGCCCGCTACGTGCTGGAGAACGCCGGCAAGCTCCAGTTCCCGTTCCGCCGCTACCAGATCCAGAAGGTGTGGCGGGGTGAGCGCCCGCAGGAGGGGCGCTACCGCGAGTTCCTCCAGGCCGACATCGACATCGTCGACCGGGACACCCTGCCGGCGCACTACGAGGCGGAGATGCCCCTGGTCATCGGGGACGCGCTGCGGTCCCTGCCGATCCCGCCGGTACGCATCCAGGTGAACAACCGCAAGATCTGCGAGGGCTTCTACCGGGGGCTCGGGCTGACCGACCCGGAGGCGGTGCTGCGCGCGGTCGACAAGCTCGACAAGATCGGCCCGGCGGGGGTCGCAGACCTGCTGGCGGAGACCGCCGGGGCGAGCGAGGCGCAGGCGAAGGCGTGCCTGGCGCTGGCCGAGATCTCCGCGCCGGACGCCTCCTTCGGCGACGCGGTGCGCGCCCTCGGGGTGAGCGACCCGCTGCTCGACGAGGGCATCGCCGAGCTGACCGCCGTGATGGAGACCGCCACCGCGCACTCACCCGGCCTCTGCGTCGCCGACCTGCGCATCGCCCGCGGCCTGGACTACTACACCGGCACCGTGTACGAGACGCAGATGATCGGCTACGAGCGGTTCGGCTCGGTCTGCTCCGGCGGCCGGTACGACAACCTGGCCAGCTCGGGCACCGTCCGCTTCCCCGGCGTGGGCATCTCCATCGGGGTGACCCGGCTGCTCGGCCTGCTCTTCGGTGCCGGCGCGCTGACCGTCTCCCGGGACGTGCCGACCTGCGTGCTGGTCGCGGTGAGCAGCGAGGAGGAGCGGCCGGCCAGCAACTCCGTGGCCGAGGCGCTGCGCGCCCGGGGCATCCCGACCGAGGTGTCGCCGAGCGCGGCCAAGTTCGGCAAGCAGATCCGCTACGCCGAGCGGCGGGGCATCCCGTACGTCTGGTTCCCCGGCGCCGACGGCGACCAGGTGAAGGACATCCGCTCCGGGGACCAGGTGAGCGCGGCGGCGGGGGAGTGGACGCCGCCCCGGGCGGACCTGAAGCCGCTGGTCGGGTCCGC
This genomic window contains:
- a CDS encoding MBL fold metallo-hydrolase → MLVAGFPADAFGTNCYVVATGPGEQCVVVDPGIGVLDRLDAVLAEHRLHPAAVLLTHGHLDHTFSVAPVCGARGIPAYVHPDDRELLADPAKALSMDLTQLFGGRLPYTEPDDVAELTDGATLALAGLEITVDHAPGHTGGSVLFRMPGAGSPWEAEQICLSGDVLFAGSIGRTDLPGGSMPRMLTSLREKVLPLADDTVVLPGHGPATTIGRERASNPYLVEVAGTGGARPAAPSRGL
- the hisS gene encoding histidine--tRNA ligase, yielding MSKPTPISGFPEWTPAQRMIEQFVLDRIRTTFELYGFAPLETRAVEPLDQLLRKGETSKEVYLLRRLQADADGPAGDDSLGLHFDLTVPFARYVLENAGKLQFPFRRYQIQKVWRGERPQEGRYREFLQADIDIVDRDTLPAHYEAEMPLVIGDALRSLPIPPVRIQVNNRKICEGFYRGLGLTDPEAVLRAVDKLDKIGPAGVADLLAETAGASEAQAKACLALAEISAPDASFGDAVRALGVSDPLLDEGIAELTAVMETATAHSPGLCVADLRIARGLDYYTGTVYETQMIGYERFGSVCSGGRYDNLASSGTVRFPGVGISIGVTRLLGLLFGAGALTVSRDVPTCVLVAVSSEEERPASNSVAEALRARGIPTEVSPSAAKFGKQIRYAERRGIPYVWFPGADGDQVKDIRSGDQVSAAAGEWTPPRADLKPLVGSAETGV